The Dehalococcoides mccartyi CG5 genome contains the following window.
TGTCACCCGGCTTGATTGCACAACCGCTGGGCATGTTTTCAGTAGCTGGAACAATGCCCATAATATTTATCGCCGGCCTTAGTTTGGCAATAGCCCCCATGGCTGTAATCACCGCCGCCCCGCCGGACATGTCAGATTTCATTTCCCACATTTTATCCCAAGGTTTGAGCGAAATACCACCGGAATCAAAGGTAATAGCCTTACCGACATAAGCCATATCAAGTTCATCACTGTCACGCCCGGTATATTTCAGGATAATAAACTTGGGTGCCTGGCATGAGCCCTGCCCTACCCCCAGTATTCCGCCCATTCCTTTTTCAAGCAACTGGCTTTCGTTAAATATTTCACAGTCAAGACCGGATGATTCGGCCAGACGCCGGGCAAAATCTGCCAGATCAGTTGGTGTCATGTTACTGGATGGTTCATTTACAAGGTCACGGGCAGAACATACTGCCTCTGCTACAATCTGCCCCTTTATAAGCCCCTGTGAGGCGCTTGCAAGGTCAGCCTTGTCCCCCAGCACCAGCTTTATCTCGTCAATTATCCCGTTTTCATTGCCGCTTGTGAAATATTTGCGAAAACGGTAACTCCCCATCAGGACACCCCCAGAGGCGGTTTCCGCCAGCACATCTGCCGCCAGCGGCATCTCTCCTAGCCAGATAACTATATTCTTGAAACTTTTCTTTGATAAAGCCCTTGAAAGCTCACCCGCAGATTTTCGGAATTCATCAGCATTAAATTTATCAGCTTTGCCCAAACCAAATACCGCCAGATAGCGAACCGGAAGGTTGCCCAGAGTATTTACCAGATGAAGTTCACCTGTCTTGCCTTTCAGTTCGGCTTTGGCCTTCATTTCACCAATACAGCCGCCCAGTTTAGCATCCAGTTCCTTAAGCTCAAAGCTCAAATCCTGTCCTTCAAAAACAGGCATAGCCAAAACATCAGCCATAATTGACTGCGGTCTTTGTTTTACAATTTTGATTTCCATTATCTACACTCCTCCTGCTCTATATAGGTTTTTACGTCTTTTATTACACGTGCCAGCACCGGCTGAAAATCAGCCTCGGTCTTTATACGATAACACTCCTCGGAAACAGGCTCAAACATAGGCTTCAGCATCTGATAAATTGTCCAATCCGCATCAGAGCGGGACGCACCCTGTTGCATCCGCCGTTCCATGCGTTTTTTAACTATCCCCGGCGGCAAATCCATCTCTACAACAAACCATTTTATACCCAGCCCGTCGGCAATGTTATATAAAGGGCTGCGGTCTTTGGCAGTCATGCTGGTAGCGTCCAACACCAGCGATACACTCTGCCCAAGTAATTTGCCCATCAGTTCATGTATTGCCTTAAATACTCTGGTGTGCTCTGAATCGGAATAAACAGGCTGATTTATCAGAGTTTTACGCAGAGCGTCACTTTCCAGTATCACGACCGGAATTTGTTTTGCAAAACGCCCGGCAAAGGTGCTTTTTCCTGTTCCCGGCAGACCCACCAGTATAAGCAAAAACGGACACTTCTCAGCCGGAGGCAAGTCACCCAGACTATCCAGCAGTAATCTTATATCATCTTCAGGTATAAACGGCATAATAACTAAATATTATATTCCAAAATATCTAAAAAACCCAGACAGTTTTTATGTCTCGTAAAAGGCCACACCAACTACCCCCGGACCGGTATGAACTCCCATAACCGGGGTAAATTCCATAATCAGAATTTCCGCCTCAGGGAATTTTTCTTTTATATTTTGCTCCAGCCTGTGTGCCCGTTCCAAAGCATCAGCATGCATTACAGCCACTTTCAGTTTCCCTTTGCCTTTTACGTGCCCCATCATCAGATCCAGCATATTCTGCAAGGCTTTTTCGGCAGTGCGGGGCAGGGCTACTGTTTGAGCATCGCCGTTACGCAGGGTGAAAACAGGTTTTATCTGAAGCACAGAATCTGCCAGGGCGGCTATTTTGGGTATACGCCCGCCCCTAATCAGATAGTCAAAAGTATCCAGCGCCGCATACAGATATACCCGCTGCATCAGGGTACTTACTATGCCTACCAGATTATCAAGGCTTTTTCCGGCTTCGGCTTGGCGGGCAGCTTCCAAAACTACCAACCCCAAACCGGCAGCGGCAGTTTCGCAGGGGATAACTTTTATACGAAGGTTGGAGTATTTTTCCAGCACTTGCATGGCAGCCAGCTGGGCGGCATTGAACATACCCGAAAACCGTACAGGTTCGGTAATACACAAAATCTGGTCAGTTTTGGCTGCCAGCCGGGTAAATGCCTCAATATATGGACCCGGCAATGAGCCAACCGTTTTGAGTGTCAGAGGGGATTCCTTGAGTATCCGGTAGAACTGGCTAAGGTCAAGTTCCGCATCAGGATAAGCTTTGCCGCCGATAACAATTTGTATAGGAATAACTTCTATCTGGTACTTTCTGACAAGTTCGGCCGGTATACAGGCAGTAGTATCGGTAACTATGGCTACACTGTTCGCCATGTCGCACCTCTCATCAGCTAAAGCATTTAAACTTATTATACACATAGACGAGAGTTTGGCAACACATCTTGCCCTGTCATTTTTACATTTGTTTAAGACTGTCTCTACAGGGCAATCCCAGCAAATCACGGGGTAAATCTTTCAGAATATAAATTTCCCGGGGGGTTTTATACTGTGCCAGATTATCCAGACAGTACTTCTTAATACCGGCAGAAGTCTGGGTAACCCCATCCCGAAGTACTACCGCCACCCGAACCACCTCACCCCGCATACCATCCGGATCAGGTATCCCCACCGCCAGTACTTCTCTCACCCCCGGGCATGAAAGAAGCAAATCTTCAAGGTCAGAAAAATATATGTTCTGGCCTTTGGTAATAAGCATAGGTTTGATAAAATATTTTATGTAAACAAATCCGTCATTATCTTTATAGCCGATATCACCGGTATAAAGCCAGCCGTTACGTAACATCTGGTTGGTTTTTTCAGGCTGGCGGTAAATTCCGTCCATCACAGGCCCACGGATAATTATCTCTCCTGCCTGAGACGGCGCTAACAGTTTGCCGGCCGAATCCACCACTTCCAGCTCAAACCCGCCAAGCACTTTGCCTACTGAGCAAGGCTTACCGCTTCTATCCAGAGGTTGGCAGGTTACATGAGAAGTAGATTCAGTAAGGCCGTAAAAATCCACCAGGTCTTTATCCAGTAAAACTCTGTATGACAGCACCAGTTCCGGAGGCAAAGGTGCACCGGCACTGCCGCACAATCTTAGTGAAGCCAGATTGTATTCAGAGGAATTTTCCCGCAGGTGGCGAACCAGCATGGCATGAATGAAAGGAACACCCAGAAATACTGTAATGCTTTCTTTTTCAATAGTCTTTAATAGGCAGTCTACAGAAACACCTGAGAGCATTATGACACTCCCGCCGCTGAATATAGTACCCAGCATAACCACCACCAACCCTATTATATGATGCAGAGGCAGAGCAAACAGGATAACCCTGTCTTTGTTGCTTTGCCCAAACCCGCCGGCAGATATTGCTGCCGTCCTGACCAGATTTGATTGGCTTATCATCACACCTTGCGGGCGTAACTGGGCTGCCGAGGTATAGGCTATATGGGCAGTCTGAGTTTCTGGCACGTCAAACTCAAAGGGACTTTCAGGTACATTTGCCAGAAAATTTTTTAATAAAACTATGTCCGGATAACTGCTGTCTTCCAGACTGATATAATGCTGTATAAAACCTAATTCAGACTGGTGGTGATGCAAAATATTCAGTCCATCTGTTTGACAAACCAATACCTTGGGCTGGCAATCATCAAGCAGGGCTTTAAGCTCCGGCCATTTGTATTTTGGGTCAAGCGGCACGGCCACAGCCCCTATTTTGACTATACCAAAATAAAAATATATAAATTCAAGGCAGTTTGGTATCAGGAGTGCCACCCGCTCACCCGCAAGTGCCCCCAGACGGGTAAGTGCCCACGCATAACAGTCAGAAATCCTGTCCAGCTCTGCATAGGTAATATTTTTATCTTCAAATTTCAGGGCCACAGCCTCAGGACAGGCCGCAACTACTTCTGAAAGCCTATCAGCAAGATTCAAATGTCACCACCGAACATATATTGTTTGAAGCATTTGGATGAGCCAGTGTACCAGATTTTATATTTTGTATCAATTTTTTAATATCATTCATTTATTCCAATTAGGCCAAATCAGCTTGACAAGCAGTCTATGAGTGATTAATATTTACCTAATTGAATATCTAAAGGCTATGAACAAGACTAGTAAATTTCAAGCGAAGCTAAGAGAGCCGGGCAAGGTGTGAGCCGGTGCTGACGCAGGGATTGAATGGACTTGGGAGCCGCAAACCGAACGGTTTATCCAAGTAGGCTTTGCCGCAGGGGAAGCGTTAAAGTATCCCAAGGTATAAGGGGGTTACCCCAAGTACCTGTTAAAGATGGCCGGTATTTTATGATTCCGGCTAATTAGGGTGGTACCGCGGAAGTAAACCTTCTGCCCCTTTCAGGGCAGAGGGTTTTTTGTTATCCCTGCCCCAAAAACGCCTGATACGGCTAAAGAGGCTTTAGATGAACTGGGGCTGACTGGCACAGGGTAAACAGGTAATTAATCAAGGCTAAACAGGTATTAAAATAACGTCAAGGAGAACAGAAATGGTTCAAACCAAGTTCATACTGCAGGAAAAGGATATGCCTCAGGTCTGGTACAATATCCAGCCTGATTTGCCCGTACCGCTGCCTCCCGTTTTGCATCCGGGCACCGGCAAGCCGGTCACTCCGGCTGATATGGAAGCTATATTCCCTATGAACCTTATCATGCAGGAGTTCAGCCCCGAAAGGCATATACCCATCCCGGAAGAACTGTTGGAACTATATAAAATCTGGCGGCCAACCCCTCTTTACCGTGCCCACCGGCTGGAAAAGGCTTTGCAGACTCCGGCTAAAATCTTTTACAAACTGGAAGATGTCAGCCCGGCCGGTTCACACAAACCCAATACCGCCCTGGCTCAGGCTTATTACAATAAACAAGCCGGCATAAAGCGGATTTCCACCGAAACCGGCGCCGGACAATGGGGTTCTTCTCTGGCTATGGCTTGCAAATTCTTTGACATAGAGTGCAAGGTCTATATGGTAAAGGTAAGCTACAATATGAAACCTTACCGCCGCATTATGATGGAAACCTGGGGTGCCTCTGTCGTACCCAGCCCCAGCCCGGATACCCGAATAGGCCGTGAGATACTGGAACGTGACCCCGAATGCCCCGGCAGTTTGGGTATTGCCATAAGTGAAGCTGTGGAAGATGCTGTAACCCATCCCGGCACCAAGTATGCTCTGGGTAGTGTACTTAACCATGTACTCCTTCACCAGACTATTATCGGTCAGGAAGCTAAAAAGCAGATGGCCATGGCAGACTGCTACCCTGATATTGTTATTGGCTGTGTTGGCGGCGGTTCAAACTTTGGCGGTATCGCTATACCCTTTGTGGAAGACAAACTGAACGGTACTCACAAGGATACCCGCATTTTGGCAGTTGAGCCCGCCAGCTGTCCTTCACTGACCAAGGGTCTGGACGCCTATGACTTCGGAGACGAAGCCGGTATGACCCCTATGATGAAAATGTTTACGCTGGGTCACCAGTTTATGCCACCTCCGGTACATGCCGGCGGGTTGCGGTATCACGGCATGTCTCCCCTGCTGTCTCACCTCAGCCGCCTGAAGCTGATTGAGGCTACAGCGGTTCAGCAGATAGAGACCTTTGAAGCGGGCATGCAGTTTGCCCAGACTGAAGGCTTCATAAGCGCACCTGAAACCAACCATGCCATCAGGGCTACAATTGATGAAGCCCTGAAATGCCGCGAAACCGGCGAAGCCAAGACTATTCTCTTCTGCCACAGCGGTCACGGCCACGTGGACATGGCTTCTTACGACCTGTACCTGCGGGGCAAGCTCAGTAACTACGAATACCCGGCAGAACTGGTAAAAGAGGCTCAGAAGGGTTTGCCTAAAGTCAACGTCTAGGTAAAAACGGCATACTATGTCTTTTAAGCGGGAGGGGAATATCACCCCTCCCGCTTGTTTATCAATAATTTTTTCACAATTTCCTGCTATAATAAAATCAATACTCCATACAGGAAGAGGCAATGAAAAAACTTTTCAAAAATTTCTTCGGTCTGTTTATTTCAATCAGTCTGGTTCTGTCCATGTTGCTGGCACAGGGCTGTGACATACTTCAGGATTTCAGCAATTCCCCTGAAGACAACACTCAAAACCAAACTAATACTCAAAACCTGCCAGACCAAAGTGATGAAATCGGCAGTGTACCAAGTCCTGTCAATTTCGTAAATGCGGTAAAGGCCGTAAAACCTTCGGTAGTATCTATAAATGTTGAACTGGTCACCCGTGATATTTTCGGGCGGACAATAGTAGAGCAAGCCGCCGGCTCAGGCTGGATTATAGATTCAAACGGTATTATCGTAACCAATAACCATGTAGTGGAAGACGCCACCAGCATCACGGTAACGCTGGATGACGGGCGTACCTTTAATTCGGTAGCTGTACGTACTTACCCTGCCAATGATCTGGCGGTAATAAAGATAAATGCCACCAATTTACCCGCAGTCAAACTGGGAGATGCCTCCAAACTGGCAGTAGGCGAACCGGTGGCCGCCATCGGCAATGCTCTGGGCATGGGTATTTCCATGACCGGGGGCTGGGTAAGCCGTTTGAATACTACCGTTGAGTTCAGTGATACCGAAAGCCTGACCGGACTGATAGAAACTGATGCCGCCATAAATCCGGGTAACTCCGGCGGTCCGCTGGTTAACTATCAGGGTGAGGTAATAGGCATCACCAGCGCTAAAATACAAGAGGTAGGCGTGGAGGGCATTGGCTATGCTATCAGCCTGTATATAGCTTTGCCCATTATCAATAACCTTATCTCCCAGTTGCCGGCTTGAGCAAGACAATGAAAAAGAAACTACATTTATTCAGCCTGTTTCTTTGTATCCTGATTGCCACTGCTGCTTTTAGTGCCGGTGGCTGTGATTATCTGTCCCAGCCCATAAACACTGATAATTCAGACAATACCCCTAGTACCTCTACCCCACTGGATGAAAACTGGAAATTTCCCTCTCCTCAGCAGAACCTGCCCGAACTGGCAAACTATGCCATGGTGGTTGCCAGAGTAAAACCGGCAGTGGTAGCGGTAGACGTGGAATATATAACCCAGGATATATTCGGCCGCCAGACTGTGGCCATAGCCTCAGGTTCAGGTTTTATAATAGACCCCAGCGGTTATATCATTACTAATAACCATGTAGTTGAAGGCGGAAGCACTGTAACCGTAACCCTCTCAGACAACCGCACCTTTACCGCCAGCCGTGTTGTGACAGATTCGCGTACAGACCTGGCCGTAATCAAGGTGGATACCCTGGGGGAGGAGTTGCCTTTTGTGTATATAGGTGATTCATCCGCTCTGGAGGTGGGTGAACCGGTAGCGGCCATCGGGAATGCCCTTGGTCTGGGAATAACCATGAAAGGCGGCTGGATAAGCCGTCTGGATGCCCAGATAACCGTTGACCAAAGTGTAACCCTGTACGGATTGATAGGTACAGATGCGGCCATAAACGAAGGTAATTCCGGAGGCCCTCTGGTAAATATGGCCGGTGAAGTTATCGGCATTACTTCTGCCAAAATTGTGGAAGTGGGAGTGGAAGGCGTGGGTTACGCCATAAATATAAACTCCGCCCGCACTTTTATTGAAGAACTGGTAAACAAAGGATATATTACCCGTCCCTTCATGGGGGTAATAGGCATACTGACCGTAGATGCGGCCATCCAGTCTTATTTCAAGCTGGGCATAGATAAAGGCGTGCTGTTACGGGGTATAGCTGAAAACGGACCTGCTGAGAAAGCCGGACTTAAGGCTAATGACGTTATCCTGTCAATAAACGGCCAAGCAGTACTTACTGATGAAGAACTGATACTGGCTATTCACGGTAAAAAGGTAGGGGATAAAATAGAAGTCAGCTATTTCCGGGACGGAGTAACCAGTACCGTAACCCTGATACTGGCTGAAACTCCGCCACCGGAAAGCTAGTTTTGTAGTCCTTTAGCGTACCACCCACAAACTTAAGGGGTGACCGTCAATATCCAGACTTTCGGTATACGCTCCTTCAGGGGCGTTTCCGTTTACGATCTGGTTGGAAAGAGTTTCTTTCTTTATGTACTCGGCATGCGTCCGGATAACACTTTCCAGATATTCATCCGCCTGATAATGGGTATTTATATAATCTGCAATCTCAAATTCGGCAGATTTCCGCATGGTTTGCAAACGGTGGACAATCTCACGGGCAGAACCTTCAGCCAGCAGTTCAGGTGAAAGCCCGGTATAGACCGCTACCGTATATGCCCCTTCGGTACTGGCGACATAATTTTCCTGAGGGATAGCTGTACCCGGTTCTTCCGCTACCAGTGCCTTTACATTAAGCTCTTCCAGCACTTGCTCAGCCAGACGCATAAGCCCGGTTCTTTCCGCAGGTGAAGAAAGAACTACCCGCACTTCTGCCAGCGGTTGGCGTACCTTGAGCGCCGCCTTGCTGCGGGCAGAACGCCCCATACTGGAAACCTTCATTACCAGACGGATCTCATTGTCCAGCTGTTCGTCTATAAGAGCCTTATCCGCTACCGGGAAATCCGTAAGGTGTACACTTTCCAAAGCGGACTGGTCTACCAAAAGCACCAAGTTCTGGTACAGTTCCTCCGCCACAAAGGGTGTAAAGGGAGCCAGCAGTTTGGAAAGGGTAACCAAACAGGTATACAGCGCCTGATAGGCCGAAAGTTTATCGGCATCATTTTCACTCTTCCAGAAACGGCGGCGGCTGCGGCGTACATACCAGTTGGAAAGATATCCCACAAAATCTTCAATCCGCCGTCCGGCTTGAGTGGGATCATAATTATCCAGCCCTTTGTCTACGTCCAGTACCAGCTGGTTAAGCTCGGATAAAATCCATCTATCCAGTTCGGGTACTTCACCGGCCAGATATTTTTCAGAAGGTGTAAAGTTATCTATATTGGCATAAGTAACAAAAAATGAATATATGTTCCAAAGCATCAGCAGGAACTGGCGGGTTACCTCACCTACCAGTTTCTCTGAAAAGCGTCGGGCATTTCCGGGCGGCGCTGCGGTATAGAAATACCAGCGGACAGCATCTGCCCCGTATTTATCCAGCACAGCAGCGGGCTGGATAACATTATTTTTGGACTTGCTCATTTTCTCGCCGCGTTCGTCCAGTATATGCCCCAGACAGATTACGTTCTGATAACAGGGGCGGCCGAATATCAGGGTAGAAATGGCATGCAAACTGTAAAACCAGCCC
Protein-coding sequences here:
- a CDS encoding class I adenylate-forming enzyme family protein is translated as MNLADRLSEVVAACPEAVALKFEDKNITYAELDRISDCYAWALTRLGALAGERVALLIPNCLEFIYFYFGIVKIGAVAVPLDPKYKWPELKALLDDCQPKVLVCQTDGLNILHHHQSELGFIQHYISLEDSSYPDIVLLKNFLANVPESPFEFDVPETQTAHIAYTSAAQLRPQGVMISQSNLVRTAAISAGGFGQSNKDRVILFALPLHHIIGLVVVMLGTIFSGGSVIMLSGVSVDCLLKTIEKESITVFLGVPFIHAMLVRHLRENSSEYNLASLRLCGSAGAPLPPELVLSYRVLLDKDLVDFYGLTESTSHVTCQPLDRSGKPCSVGKVLGGFELEVVDSAGKLLAPSQAGEIIIRGPVMDGIYRQPEKTNQMLRNGWLYTGDIGYKDNDGFVYIKYFIKPMLITKGQNIYFSDLEDLLLSCPGVREVLAVGIPDPDGMRGEVVRVAVVLRDGVTQTSAGIKKYCLDNLAQYKTPREIYILKDLPRDLLGLPCRDSLKQM
- a CDS encoding DegV family protein, with product MANSVAIVTDTTACIPAELVRKYQIEVIPIQIVIGGKAYPDAELDLSQFYRILKESPLTLKTVGSLPGPYIEAFTRLAAKTDQILCITEPVRFSGMFNAAQLAAMQVLEKYSNLRIKVIPCETAAAGLGLVVLEAARQAEAGKSLDNLVGIVSTLMQRVYLYAALDTFDYLIRGGRIPKIAALADSVLQIKPVFTLRNGDAQTVALPRTAEKALQNMLDLMMGHVKGKGKLKVAVMHADALERAHRLEQNIKEKFPEAEILIMEFTPVMGVHTGPGVVGVAFYET
- a CDS encoding S1C family serine protease; the encoded protein is MKKLFKNFFGLFISISLVLSMLLAQGCDILQDFSNSPEDNTQNQTNTQNLPDQSDEIGSVPSPVNFVNAVKAVKPSVVSINVELVTRDIFGRTIVEQAAGSGWIIDSNGIIVTNNHVVEDATSITVTLDDGRTFNSVAVRTYPANDLAVIKINATNLPAVKLGDASKLAVGEPVAAIGNALGMGISMTGGWVSRLNTTVEFSDTESLTGLIETDAAINPGNSGGPLVNYQGEVIGITSAKIQEVGVEGIGYAISLYIALPIINNLISQLPA
- a CDS encoding AAA family ATPase; this translates as MPFIPEDDIRLLLDSLGDLPPAEKCPFLLILVGLPGTGKSTFAGRFAKQIPVVILESDALRKTLINQPVYSDSEHTRVFKAIHELMGKLLGQSVSLVLDATSMTAKDRSPLYNIADGLGIKWFVVEMDLPPGIVKKRMERRMQQGASRSDADWTIYQMLKPMFEPVSEECYRIKTEADFQPVLARVIKDVKTYIEQEECR
- a CDS encoding leucyl aminopeptidase encodes the protein MEIKIVKQRPQSIMADVLAMPVFEGQDLSFELKELDAKLGGCIGEMKAKAELKGKTGELHLVNTLGNLPVRYLAVFGLGKADKFNADEFRKSAGELSRALSKKSFKNIVIWLGEMPLAADVLAETASGGVLMGSYRFRKYFTSGNENGIIDEIKLVLGDKADLASASQGLIKGQIVAEAVCSARDLVNEPSSNMTPTDLADFARRLAESSGLDCEIFNESQLLEKGMGGILGVGQGSCQAPKFIILKYTGRDSDELDMAYVGKAITFDSGGISLKPWDKMWEMKSDMSGGAAVITAMGAIAKLRPAINIMGIVPATENMPSGCAIKPGDILRMASGKTVEIHSTDAEGRLILADALDYACKQGAKQMVDVATLTGACSRIFGSACSGGFTNNDEFYSKVVAAAKQSGECIWQLPTFEEYKEMIKSDVADIKNVGGPVAGASTAALFLEEFVENRPWVHLDIAGTAYLDKDNGYQVKGGSGASVPTLISLALNIAKIL
- a CDS encoding TrpB-like pyridoxal phosphate-dependent enzyme; the protein is MVQTKFILQEKDMPQVWYNIQPDLPVPLPPVLHPGTGKPVTPADMEAIFPMNLIMQEFSPERHIPIPEELLELYKIWRPTPLYRAHRLEKALQTPAKIFYKLEDVSPAGSHKPNTALAQAYYNKQAGIKRISTETGAGQWGSSLAMACKFFDIECKVYMVKVSYNMKPYRRIMMETWGASVVPSPSPDTRIGREILERDPECPGSLGIAISEAVEDAVTHPGTKYALGSVLNHVLLHQTIIGQEAKKQMAMADCYPDIVIGCVGGGSNFGGIAIPFVEDKLNGTHKDTRILAVEPASCPSLTKGLDAYDFGDEAGMTPMMKMFTLGHQFMPPPVHAGGLRYHGMSPLLSHLSRLKLIEATAVQQIETFEAGMQFAQTEGFISAPETNHAIRATIDEALKCRETGEAKTILFCHSGHGHVDMASYDLYLRGKLSNYEYPAELVKEAQKGLPKVNV
- a CDS encoding S1C family serine protease, coding for MKKKLHLFSLFLCILIATAAFSAGGCDYLSQPINTDNSDNTPSTSTPLDENWKFPSPQQNLPELANYAMVVARVKPAVVAVDVEYITQDIFGRQTVAIASGSGFIIDPSGYIITNNHVVEGGSTVTVTLSDNRTFTASRVVTDSRTDLAVIKVDTLGEELPFVYIGDSSALEVGEPVAAIGNALGLGITMKGGWISRLDAQITVDQSVTLYGLIGTDAAINEGNSGGPLVNMAGEVIGITSAKIVEVGVEGVGYAININSARTFIEELVNKGYITRPFMGVIGILTVDAAIQSYFKLGIDKGVLLRGIAENGPAEKAGLKANDVILSINGQAVLTDEELILAIHGKKVGDKIEVSYFRDGVTSTVTLILAETPPPES